Within the Flavobacterium sp. 9R genome, the region GCCATTTTGGTTTATAATTTGGCCTTTATTCTCTTTAAAACCAATTGTTTTGTTTTTATTTTGAGCAAAAGAAGAAGTGATTATTAAAATAAGTAGTAGGAATATTTTGTATTTCATTTTTCAAATTTAACAGGCATAAATGTAGCTAATTATATATAAAAAGAGCAATCTATCTTCGAGATTATGTGTATTTTTTAATTAAAATTTTGGCAACCAATCTTTTTCAAAAAAAACAATTTTTATCCCTTATTTTTGCATCAAAACAATCTCACTCTTGAAACCAAAACTCTTTCTCATCACTCCACCGTTTACGCAACTGAATACCCCGTATCCAGCGACGGCATATATCAAAGGTTTTTTGAATACCCTTGAATTACCCTCAGAGCAAGCGGATTTGGGGATTGAGGTGATTTTGAAATTGTTTTCGAAAGAAGGACTTCAAAATTTGTTCAAAGTTCAAGGTTTAAAGTTTAAAGTTTCTGAGCAAATTATTTCGGATAATTCGAAACGTATAATTGCCCTACAAGACGAATATATCAAATCCATAGATCCAGTGATTGCTTTTTTGCAAGGCAAAAATCCAACTTTGGCTTTGCAAATTTGTCAAGAAGATTATTTGCCCGAAGCGTCACGTTTTGCGCAATTGGAGGAGTTGGATTGGGCCTTTGGTACGATGGGAACACAAGATAAAGCCAAACATTTGGCAACTTTGTATCTTGAAGACCTTTCGGATTTTATAGTCGAATGTGTCGATGAAAATTTTGGTTTTAGTCGCTATGCCGAACGTTTGGGTCGAAGCGCCAATTCATTCGACGAGTTATACGAAGCTTTGCAAATAGAACCTAGCTATATTGATGGTATTTTATTGTCTATTTTAGAAGAAAAAATAGCCAGAATTCAGCCAGAATTGTTTCTGATTTCTGTGCCTTTCCCCGGGAATTTGTACAGCGCTTTTCGTTCGGCTCAATGGGTGAAAAAGCACTATCCGCATATCAAAATTGCTATGGGAGGCGGTTTTCCTAATACCGAATTGCGTTCGCTTTCGGACGCTCGAGTGTTTGAGTTTTTCGATTTCATTACTTTAGATGACGGGGAACTTCCTGTTGAATTACTAATTTCTAATATTCAAAATCCAAATACCAAAGAATTCAAACGAACTTTTATTTTAGAAGAGGGAAAAGTCGTTTATAAAAACAATGCTTCAAGACCTGATTATAAACAATCGCAAGTTGGTACTCCAGATTATACGGATTTGCTGTTGGATAAATACATTTCGGTAATCGAAGTGGTGAATCCGATGCATCGGATGTGGAGCGATGGGCGTTGGAACAAGTTGACGATGGCGCATGGTTGTTATTGGGGCAAATGTACTTTTTGTGACATCTCTTTGGATTACATCAAAATCTACGAACCTATAGCTGCCAATTTGTTGTGTGACCGAATGGAAGAAATGATGACACAAACGGGTCAGAATGGCTTTCATTTTGTTGACGAAGCAGCACCACCAGCTTTAATGCGAGCTTTAGCACTCGAAATTTTACGCCGAAAATTATCGGTTACTTGGTGGACGAATATCCGTTTTGAGAAAAGTTTTTCGGCCGATTTATGTCGATTACTCAAAGCTTCTGGTTGTATAGCAGTTTCAGGTGGTTTGGAAGTAGCTTCTGACCGATTGTTGCAATTAATTGATAAAGGAGTAACGGTTGAGCAAGTGGCCAAAGTGACTCGCAATTTTACGGAATCAGGTATTATGGTGCATGCGTATTTGATGTACGGTTACCCAACCCAAACGGTTCAAGAAACGATAGACAGTCTCGAAATGGTCCGTCAATTGTTTGAAGCGGGTGTGTTGCAATCCGGATTTTGGCACCAGTTTGCCATGACCGCTCACAGCCCAGTAGGATTGTATCCTGAAAAATTTGGTGTTACACCAGAACTCATTCCATTACAAGGTTCAGAGAAGGGGATTTTTGCCATCAATGACATTAATTATACAGACAAGACAGGTATTGACCACGAAAAATTTAGTTTCGGATTGAAGAAATCGTTGTTTAATTTTATGCACGGTATTTGTTTCGACTTTGAGCTGCAAGAATGGTTTGATTTCAAAATTCCAAAAACCAAAATTCACCCTGATTTTATTTTTAATGCACTTCAAGAAGAAGAAAATTTCAACACCAAACCTACAGCCAAAGTAGTTTGGTTGGGAGGAAAACCTTCGGTTGAATATTTCACAAAATCCAAAAAAGGTAATTCTTGGGAACTCGTTAAATTGACCTTTCACGATAAAAAAGAAAGTTTTGCTGTTCAAACCAATAAAGCTGAAGGCGAATGGTTGGTTGCTATTTTAGACAAAATTGCCGTTTCACAATCCAAAGTGTATACTTATCAAGAACTTAAAACTGATTTTGAACACCACTTACCCGATTTTGAGCTGTTTTGGTATTCAAAACCGATGCAAACGTTGCAGTCCTTTGGATTATTAATTTTATAATTTCTTTACAATTTTCTTTCGAAATCTATCGTTAGTAAAACCATTTACTATGATTTCTTGTAAAACAGTTAGCTACTTACTAATTTTTGCATAAATCTCGCTTTAGCTGTATTACGAAAACGTTTTCTTTAATTACATTTACCAGTAATAAAAACGTAAACATGAGTAGTAGTTATCAACTAAAAGTAAATGATACTTTTCATTTCGAATGCGATGCAGTCTCAGCCAATGCGCTGGATGCGGTTGCGACAACTGACAATCAATTTCATATTTTAAGTGAAAACAAGCGGTATCAAGCTCAGATTATAGCTGCTGATTTTCATAAGAAGGAATACACTATTGAAGTGAACAATTCAGTGTATACTGTTGCCATTGCTGACGCTTTGGACCTTTTGATTAAAGAAATGGGATTTGATACCAGCACGGTACAAAAAGTAAATGCCATTAAAGCACCTATGCCTGGTTTAATTTTAGAAATCAATGTGAGTGTGGGACAAACCGTTCAAGAAAACGATAATTTACTCATTTTGGGAGCGATGAAAATGGAAAACAGTTTTCAGTCGCCACGAAATGGAGTAATCAAATCGATTGCTGTAGCTGTTGGCGATGCCGTAGATAAAGGACAATTGTTAGTAGAATTTGAATAGAAAAAAAATGAAAAAAATACTAGTTGCCAATAGAGGAGAAATCGCGATTCGCGTGATGAAAACTGCTCGAAAAATGGGAATCAAAACAGTGGCTGTGTATTCTACTGTAGACCGAAACGCGCCTCACGTAGCTTTTGCAGATGAAGCGGTTTGTATTGGTGAAGCACCATCCAATCAGTCCTATTTGTTAGGAAGTAAAATTATAGAAGTTGCCAAATCGGTAAAAGCAGATGCGATTCATCCAGGGTATGGTTTCTTGAGCGAAAATGCTGAGTTTGCCGAAGAAGCTGAAAAAAATAACATCATATTCATTGGTCCAAAATCCAAAGCCATTCATATAATGGGTAGTAAATTGGCAGC harbors:
- a CDS encoding radical SAM protein; the protein is MKPKLFLITPPFTQLNTPYPATAYIKGFLNTLELPSEQADLGIEVILKLFSKEGLQNLFKVQGLKFKVSEQIISDNSKRIIALQDEYIKSIDPVIAFLQGKNPTLALQICQEDYLPEASRFAQLEELDWAFGTMGTQDKAKHLATLYLEDLSDFIVECVDENFGFSRYAERLGRSANSFDELYEALQIEPSYIDGILLSILEEKIARIQPELFLISVPFPGNLYSAFRSAQWVKKHYPHIKIAMGGGFPNTELRSLSDARVFEFFDFITLDDGELPVELLISNIQNPNTKEFKRTFILEEGKVVYKNNASRPDYKQSQVGTPDYTDLLLDKYISVIEVVNPMHRMWSDGRWNKLTMAHGCYWGKCTFCDISLDYIKIYEPIAANLLCDRMEEMMTQTGQNGFHFVDEAAPPALMRALALEILRRKLSVTWWTNIRFEKSFSADLCRLLKASGCIAVSGGLEVASDRLLQLIDKGVTVEQVAKVTRNFTESGIMVHAYLMYGYPTQTVQETIDSLEMVRQLFEAGVLQSGFWHQFAMTAHSPVGLYPEKFGVTPELIPLQGSEKGIFAINDINYTDKTGIDHEKFSFGLKKSLFNFMHGICFDFELQEWFDFKIPKTKIHPDFIFNALQEEENFNTKPTAKVVWLGGKPSVEYFTKSKKGNSWELVKLTFHDKKESFAVQTNKAEGEWLVAILDKIAVSQSKVYTYQELKTDFEHHLPDFELFWYSKPMQTLQSFGLLIL
- a CDS encoding acetyl-CoA carboxylase biotin carboxyl carrier protein subunit; this translates as MSSSYQLKVNDTFHFECDAVSANALDAVATTDNQFHILSENKRYQAQIIAADFHKKEYTIEVNNSVYTVAIADALDLLIKEMGFDTSTVQKVNAIKAPMPGLILEINVSVGQTVQENDNLLILGAMKMENSFQSPRNGVIKSIAVAVGDAVDKGQLLVEFE